From the genome of Solanum stenotomum isolate F172 chromosome 5, ASM1918654v1, whole genome shotgun sequence:
GAACTTTTCTAGGACTTCCCATAATTGTTTATAATGCTCCTAATTTAATTTTGCGACCTGTGTTCGTTTACAATAGGATATTGCACAAGAAGCTGCTAAGAAGAGGCGACGTACCACCAAGAAGCCTTACTCTAGGTCTATTGTGGGTGCAACCTTGGAGGTAATCCAGAAGAAGAGAACTGAAAGGCCAGAAGTTCGAGATGCTGCCAGGGAGGCTGCTCTTCGGTTAGTTTCTACTAATTCCTGATTTTATTTATCACTGTGTGCACCAGCAACTTGCATATGGTTGGTGGCTTTTTGGATAGTCTTATCTGATAATCTTTTATCTTATATACCAGACTTAGTCAGGTATTAACGTTTTCACATGTGGTTAATGCAGTTACTAGTCTGGGAAATTAATTGTGTCTATCGTTACAGATGTGCTGATACCTTTCAAGCACCTTCTGTTCCATATGGGCCTAACATGAACTGACCCATTTCTTCTCTTGATCAAAAAATAATCTGTTCTAAAAACACCTTGAACCTTATGTGTACTACACAATGCTTGGTATTATCATCTTGGTGCGACAGGACAGTAAATTAGGGTGTTGGTCCTTGAAGTTTAAGTAGACATGGTTTTTGGTGTCATGGGGATAAACTGATCTCTTTTGTGTGTATGAATTTTGTGTAGTGAAATTaaggaaaggatcaagaagACGAAGGATGAAAAGAAGGCTAAGAAAGCAGAAGTTCAGGCCAAGTCCCAGAAAGCTGGAGGAAAGGGCAATATGTCCAAAGGAGGTGCATCTAAAGGTCCTAAGCTTGGTGGTGGCGGAGGAAAACGTTAAGttgttgtttatgttgtttCCTTATTAGCAAATAGAGTGCCTTGTTTGAAGAGACAGTAAGCGAAGACCTTCATTTACAAGTATCTCATACATCTGCAGACAAATTTCTCGTTGACGGTTTTGCATTTGGTATGCAGCTGTTGATTCTCCACATACTGTTGACTTCTTGTGGGTTCATTCTCTATTACAGATGTAGTTTTTTGACTCCTAaacaacatatttttgaaatctgCTTCTTCGAATGTGTGCGCAAACTCTTGCAGTAATTTACCATGCAGCAATCCTACTGagctaaaatataattaagatgAGGTTGACTCTTTAACCTCTGTTTTTCTGCATACTTGGAGAATTACTTTCATgatgatttaattgattaagGAAGATACATCATAAGTATCAATAATTCATATGCCATTTAATTGTGCAATTACTAGCACTGGCAGGGGGACCGGGTTGGCCTGCCCCGGCCTGCGACCGGTTCGAGAACCGGCTCGCCGGACCCGGTCCCGTACATTTTCGGGTGTTTGGGAGGGGTTCGGATAGGGGATTAGTTAGGGGCCGGTTCACCCTTTGGGGCCGGTTGACCCAGTCCGGATAAATCGGCCGGTTCGCGGGATCccctatctttttttttttttttttttgaattatatccGTTGGGCAACGGCTAGTGGGCCTTCCCAACGGAtttattgattgtttttttccttCCCCAACACTCCCTACCACccctacttttaataatttactttaaactctcaagttatcataaatacactttaacccatttttaatattataaatacccctctatcccttattattttttacaaaatcatatattttctcatctattttttatatcCTCTCAAGTCTCAATCTTAagtctcaattttttattccatttaaatttcatattatataataatacatatatttcaattctaagttttcatattatataccataatatatataattctcatatttgctatcaaatattggagttccaaattacaagttacaacaaattacaagttacaacaaactacaagTTTCAAGAATTGGTTATAACGTCTGCTATTAAcgcagacgtttggtacattcgtttcataatatttatattttattttttgtcattaattgttgtgttattattatttttatattatactttacatataattaaatatgagttctaaTTAGGGGTGtgtatcggtcggttcggtttatcgatttttggtttttaaatatgctaaaccgataaccaaaccaataagatatttgttatcgATTTTCGGTTTATTGGTTTTAGGTctttaacggttcggttttcggtttaaccaataagaaaatgctttcaaaacaaatatatgacttatcCAATAATTTGACGCGATACGCATACATCGAAATAATCATTCCAAACGGGACAACAAGGACCAACTTGTTGTATTTTGGTCATCACAACAAAGACTTGGTTAATTTTCGGTcaccataatatatataaaacgaGGTCCCCTTTATGCAATAAAGAGAATCAAATAAAACCAAATCATAGACAAAAGTCAAAACAGTAGCAAATGAGGCCATGCTT
Proteins encoded in this window:
- the LOC125865628 gene encoding 60S ribosomal protein L24 — protein: MVLKTELCRFSGAKIYPGRGIRFIRSDSQVFLFVNSKCKHYFHNKLKPSKLTWTAMYRKQHKKDIAQEAAKKRRRTTKKPYSRSIVGATLEVIQKKRTERPEVRDAAREAALREIKERIKKTKDEKKAKKAEVQAKSQKAGGKGNMSKGGASKGPKLGGGGGKR